A segment of the Carassius auratus strain Wakin unplaced genomic scaffold, ASM336829v1 scaf_tig00214972, whole genome shotgun sequence genome:
tatgtataaggaAACTGTCTGAGTTTTGTCTGTTGATCAGAGGTATTAATACAGAACAGAGTGTGAAATCCATAGTATTAACAAAAGaatatgtacaatatttatacaaACCCTAGCACATCATCAAGTTTTTAGACTCAGTGGCTCCATGCCTTGACAAGTGGTCCACATTGGTAGTTCACAAGCAAACATGCCACTGTGAACAGTTGGTTTATGCTACCAGAAATTGACAAGGGAATGATTGTGTCAAACAACTTATGCTCTTTAACACGACGGATAAGACGTTCAACATGTACCCTGAGCCTAGCCACAGACTGAGTGTGTGTCACTTCATCAGCTGACATTTGTTTTCCATTGGTCAGGAAAACAGGCCGGTGGATTTTACATGGCACCAGGCTATCAATTAAGAAGCCCTTATCCACCATGATGGCCATGTCAGGGGTAAGAAGGTTAATGATCCCTGACTGTTTGAACAGCTCCCGGTCACTAATAGACCCTGCATACAGTGCAGAAACAAATGTTATTGCACCATGAGGTGCCATTCCTACTAAAGCTTTGAAGGTGCAGTGAGACTTGTAATTTGAAAAGACCTCACTTTGTAGTAGCAAAGAGGAAGGTGTATGGCAGCGGATCTCTGTGCAATCCAGGATAACCTGTGTGTCTCGAAATTGATGGAATTCTTCTGGCAGATGGGCTCGTACTTTCTCTTTTGGCATCCAAATGCACACTGACCCCAGGACAAAGTACAGGAAGTTGGCCCAGGTTGTTATGATGCGGCTTACAGTGGTCTGATGTACTTGAAACCGATGACCAAGGTCCTTTTGCTTGAGGCCCAAAGCAAGATGCATCAAGAACAGGAAGAACTCATCTATTGCAGGAAGTGCCCGAGTGTTTCCAGGCTCCTTGAAGACTTTGGAGTTGGTGACACGAATCATCCTGTGAGTTGCCGGTTCAATCAGTTCCCAGAAGGCCATCAGGTGGTTGTATGTTGCAAatctgtcaagaaaaaaaaaaacgtgcattGGTTCTCACATGGCATAAAATACTTATACATGGCTTTGTAGTAAGTTTAAAGAACTACAAGTAACTGAATCAACAATCTTGCAATATTGAGTCATGACAATTATGGAATTTGCTATGTATAATTAAACTAACTCTGGTTGCTGTTGAAGACAACAGCTGGTGTTCATACTTATaattatgttgttgttattattttgtcagtGTAGAATACGTGTAGCTATCGTATACAACTCCAATAATATTTATCAGAAATGTGGACCAGTGTTTTCAGGACAGTGGTAATACTATTACAAATGTTTACCACCGGCAATACAATCTTACCTTGTATAAAAGCGAATGTCCTCATCGGACCCAGCAAATCTACTGAGACCAAAGCGGTGCATCATCTTTGTTTGCTCCAACTGCTTCCGTACATCTTCTATCTCTCTTTTTAACTCCTCGTTTTCATGTAGAACCATGTCCACGGCTGCAGCTTCGGGAACTGAACAATAATCATGTCCAGTGCTCTCCACATCGAAGTCCATATCTTCCTGTTCTGCGTCCGAGTCAGGATCAGGGGTCAGCGGTCTCTCTCGACGTTCCCAAACACTCAACCTCGGCGGCTGCTCCTGGTAGTGGTTCCACTCAAACAGTGTAGGGAAAACACCTTTTTTCAGACGTTTCAGACGAGCCCCTTCCATAAAGTCATCAGATCTGAAATGAACGCTACAcacctttgtgtttttgttgacTTGGAAGTCATCTCTCCTGATCTGAACGAGCCACTTTTTTCTGAGATCCTCTTCCACTGGAAATGAATGGAAACTAACCGTAGAGTTGTATCTTGCCGACACAACGCACAACGGCACACAACAATGTTCCGATCTAGGTCGCATTAGCTTTTGGTATCGGAAAACCTTTTTCTCCATGGTTAAGATGTCAAAAACGATATATACTAACAACCAGAAATGTTGAGGGAAATGTTTGTCGCTTTTAAGTTTCGCGCCATACCCAACGATCTCGCGAGGTTTAGCGTCAGATGTAAAGAGGGACCGGAAACTGTTAGCCCAGTAGAGAGTGTAGTCGGAAACACGTCACGATTCCCGCTGCATAGAGCCTATACCATGACCTGGATGGAATCCTATTTCAATAACAGAAAACAATGTACAAGAGTGGGTGATAAGTGTTCCtcatttgcaaactgtatttCAGGGGTCCCTCAAGGGTCTATTTTAGGActtcttttattttgtatatatataaattacctcCCTCAAACATGTCCAGATGTTAACATCCAGATGTATGCTGATGACACTGTGATTTTTACCCATTCAAGATCTAAAGAACACGCTGCAGCCAAACTGACAGCTTCGATGAGTAAGGTGTCGGATTGGCTGGCAAATTCATGTTTGACCCTTAATCTAAGTAAAACAGTTTGCATGTATTTTACAGCGAGGATTAATAACTCAGTTAATcctgatattttaattaaaggtgAAGTCATTACATCTGTGACACGTTAAATATTTAAGCATCATAATTTACACAAATTTGACCTTCAAAAAACAAGTTAGTAAGGTCATCAAGACTGTTAAGTTTAATCTAAACAATTTTAAGAGTATTAGACATAATTTGTCACTGTCTGCTGCAAACCTATTTGTACACACAATGATTTTTCCCCATTTGTCTTACTGTATAACAACCTGGTCAAAGGCAGGAGCAACTATGCTCAAGCCTATTTATTCACTttataaacaaattttaaaagtattagaCAAAAAAACCTAAGGATTATCATCATTgtaatattctgaaaaaatataattttctcaattttgataatttcttattttatgcgGATGTATGTCTAATGTTTAAAGTTATTCATGATCGTGCACCCCCTCCTCTTAGAGGATGCATAGTTTTATCCTGCAGTGGCAGTGCCAGTAGAAATAGAGCATCACCTAGGGGTGATTTGGTACCGCATTTTAGAAAGACAACATTTGGGCAATCCGTCTTCTCTGTTAAAGTAGCGGAGAAGTGGAATTCAATACCCACAAACATTAGAAACTCAGGAAGTTTTGCAGTATTTAAAGCCAGCCTCAAATTGTGGCTAAAATCAGCACAAGAGTGTCACCATTAATGATTGCATTGTGTTTTCTGTATTTGGTGTATATATCAAACCGTTTTTATCAATTTTGAATTGATggataatatgtatttttgtaaatctATGTAGTGGATTTGTTGTTTAGTGGTTGTtttgagttttttgtttttttgttttgtctacCTGCCCAGGGACAACAGATGCAAATTAGCTGTTAGCTAACTCTGGTGCAATTGTCTAAATTGTGCGCTGTCCTTgccaaataaactttaataataataataatcatcatcagaGGCAATAATCCGTTTCAAGTAATCACAGGGTTTATACAGAGTTTCTTAAATTGAATTTACTACCTTTTTACCACCTATTTTACTAACATCACAATATTTTTACTACCAACACGGCTTCAAACTTCAACTGTAGCAGTGTTAAGTGTTAAGTAAAGTGACTAGTAAAGACATGAAATATCTTCccaaaatgaattaataacaTATGTAATCACAATTTAATGAGGcaattataacttaatttcaaCACTGGGATGGAGAGATAGAGAaccagagagagcgagaaagagaaagtCAGGAGAGGTTCTGTAGGTgtatgtgagtgtgcatgtgtgttagggCAAGTGAGTGAGCTACATTCAAGTAAGAGGGAACTCTACCATAGGATTTGGATTAATCAAGATATCACAACAGTCCTTGGTCCATAGGATTTACTCAATATGTCAAAGAGTAACAGTTACATAAAAATTAGAAGACAGACTGGACCTTTAGAATGAACAGCTACACAATGTGGAATAATAAAGTGCAATTGTACACTATAATAAAAGTATTTCATTCATAAACAAATAACTTCAACACTGGACACAAGCCAAGCActgtccaacacacacacagagagagataatTGAATTTTGAAAActcttttattacaatttaagtgttttaaagcattaaaaacaaactatttaaaataaattacataaattgagTAAAATAAAGATTGTCATCTACAACAGAGCCCCTCCATAACACCATTCTCAAACATGGCAAGACATGAAGTAACTTTATAAAACctaaaatcaatcaaaattcTTGACTTTACCATAGCACCAAACATAGACACCAAATTAAATTCCTGATTTTGTTCAATTTTATCATTCCGACTCATGTATATTGCCATTGTGCTTTTGCCCAAAACAAAATTTAACAACTGACACTCTCTCTGTCGTCTCTTTGTATATTTAACACCAAGGATAAAAGTTTGCATTGAAAATTCTTTATCAAAATACTTAAACAAATTTTGTAAAATTTCAAATAAAGGTTTAAGTCTATGACAATTCATAAAAACATGAAACACAGTCTCCCTTTGTGAGCAAAATGGGCATTCATGGCTTACATCAGGATTCAACACAGAGATAAAAGCATTTACAGCAATAATACAATGTAAAATCCTCCACTGCAAATCTCCAATTTTCTTATTTAATGGTGGCTTGTAAAAAGTTTTCCAGTTTGGCTTAAAAACTTCATCCAAACCTAGCACAGTTCGCCAAGGTATATCAGTTTttccatttaatgtttttttattaaaacatttcacacaTGACTTGTACAATCTCTTGCCCTTCACTTCTTCAAGGTCCATGACCACTTCTTTTTCTGAATCAAGAAAAATTCCACCTTCCTCCTCTAAAATAGGAGAAACAGTCAAACTTGGAAAAAAATCTTTATCATTGGGAGTAATTTCTCCCTCACCATGTTTCTTAAGTAATTCAGTCTCTTCTACTGTAAGGATAGTCTGTATCTTCTGCAGTATTTTTCCAACCACTCGAGTGGATCTAAACCCCAATTGTGTTGCCACTGCATCCACTTTCATAAAATCTGGTCCTGCCAGACTCATTAATTGACGAAGAGTCACCACTTTAGCCTTTACAAAGGCTTTTGCCAGTGACATTGATGCATTAGTAATGTCCAGTCTTGCACCATAACGCAATGGCTCTTCCAAAAGCCAATACAATGATGTGGGGTTGCTTCTCCTTTGGAGTTTAAAAAAGATTCCGATAAAAAATTGGAAATTTCTCCACATTTAAAGTTTTTGGGTCCAATAAAAATAAGGATTTGTCCAGATTTAGACCTGCACCAGTTTTTAAAACAGCACTTGCCACTGGTCTCCAACTTACAGACTCTGGGCCTTTCAGGAAACGTTGTATAAATTGTAGACGAAATGTTGCTGTCCTACTTTGTAGATGCACAAGTCCTTGACCACCTTCTTCCTTTTGTAAGTACAAGATGCTATGAATCACCCAGTGCATCTTATTCCAGAAGAAGTCTATCAACTTTGATTGTATCTTAGCAAGAAACAGTAGTGGTGGGACAACACAAGTCAGTCGATGCCAAAGAGATGAAGCAACAAGGTTATTAATAATAAGGGTTCGACCCCTATAGGACAATATTTTCTTAATCCACTTCCATTTATCCAGTCTACCCTTTATTTTCTCAATCATCCCTTCccaatttttaatttgaaaagacTCATGCCCCAAATAAACTCCCAAATATTTTAACCCATCTTTTTTCCATGTCAGACCACCAGGGAGTTTGAGGGGTTCTGTTATCCACTCTCCCACCAAAACAGCTTCACTTTTTGACCAATTCACTTTTGCAGCTGATACCATTTCAAACTCTTCCAAAGTTTTCGTTAAGAGGTTCACATCATTTTGCTCTTTTACAATTACAACAGCATCATCAACATAAGCTGATAAAACAAAAGTACTTTCACAGTTCCTCAATTTGAGGCCTTTCAATACCCTTCTCAACCTTTGCAAAAGTGGTTCTATTGCCAATGTATGCCTGATAATGAACAACCTTGCCTCACTCCACGCTGAACTTTAAAAGGAAAACACAAGCCACCATTAAATTTCAACATACTCTCAatgtcattatataataatttaatataacctTGTGGCGGCGGAGGCGTGGTTCAGCGAGGTCTGCGacgggagagagagtgaggagacgagcggtggtaagtggctcaagtgagaaacaagtaacacctgcttctcgttgcagtgattggcgtggggaatcGGCATTTAAGCCGCCCGCGAACCGGCAGAGACCgagagagctgaggactcgtGGGCGGAAGCAGCAGACGTGCGGGAGAGACCGTAACCCAGATTAGTGTTCAGTGAACGTGATTGATGCGCATGTGGCgcgagttttgttttctttttgaactaATAAATATTCCCACGAGCCTCAGAACGCCGACTCCGTCCTCCTTCCTTCTCAGCTGATCCTGAGCTTAATATttctacactggtgccgaaacccgggagggaAGGAGAATCACCCCGCCATGCAGACTCCGCCAGGAACATCGGGATCGCCGTTTGCAGAGATCATCACGTCGCTCGCGGGCCTGCACCAAGAACAccaccaggccctgctggacttGCGGGCCGACCACGATCGCCGTTTCCAGGCGATGAtgcaggcccagcaggaggaccgcgagctgTTCCGGAGCTTGCTGGACCGGGAGGTTCGGACGCGGCCGGCAAGCCCCAGTGCCGGCCCCGCTGCCCACATGCCTCTCACGAAGATGGCGCCAACCGACGATCCGGAGGCGTTCCTGGACTTGTTTGAGAGGACGGCCGAGGCATGTGGGTGGCCATCAGACAGCTGGCCGGTCCGGCTGATCCCACTGCTGTCAGGAGAGGCCCAGAAGGCGGCCCAACAACTGCCCGTCCCGAACCTCCTGGTGTATGCCGACCTAAAAAGAGCTATTCTCCAAAGGGTCGGCCTCAGCCCCGAGCAGCATCGTCAGCGCTTCCGGTCGCTGGACCTGGCCGAAGCGGGCCGGCCCTTTGTCCTGGcccagcagctccgggactcATGCCGCAAATGGCTGTTGGCCGGAGGAAGCGACGCCGAGAGTATCATCAACAcggtggtactggagcagttcgtCTCCCGTCTCCCGAAAAAGACTGCTCAGTGGGTCCAGAGCCACCGGCCGGCGTCGCTGGATCTGGCCATCCAACTGGCGGAGGACCAGCTGGCGGCTTGTTCCGGGGTCGGCGAACCCTTTccagctatctctctctctctctcttcccctacATCTCTCTCTTCCCCTACCCCAAAGTCTGTTCCTTCTCCTAGGACCCGAGTCGGGGGGCCACCGAGGGCCGCGCCGCGTTGGAGGACGGGGACGGAACTGGCGGCCGGGTCGAGGGGCCCTGCCAGGGGGGCGGGGCCGGCACGCTGGGAGGGGGGCGAGGAGGCTCCTGTCacttccccacgccaatcacctGAGCCACTTCCGGCCACTAGGGCGGCGGGGAGGCCTGGGCCAGCCTGCTGGCGTTGCGGGGATCCGGGCCATTTTGTGGATAGGTGCCCGGTCATGGAGGTGGGGACGTTGGTCCGGATCCCGGATGACCCGCAGGCTGCCCCCGATCAAGCTGGgttgtaccaaatacctgtgagtatTAAGGGGGGTATCTATCgggctttggtggattcaggttgtaaccagacctccattcatcaaagcctgatacaatcTGGGGCATTGGATATGGGCCGCATGGTTAAAGTGAGGTGTGTGCACGGGGATATAGTGGAATACCCCGTAAAAGCCATAGCTATTAAATTTAGGGACCAAAAGCATTACATGGAGGTGGCCGTTAGTCCGCGCCTCCGGCACCCGCTAATTTTGGGACCCAATTGGCCAGGCTTCGAACAACTATTGGGGTGTTTAACCGTGGGTGCCTCGGGGGATAAGAATCGGCAGGACGGGGGAGCGAGCGCTCAGGTGGGAGAATCTGTGCCAGGACCCAGCGGGACAGCTCCAGGGGAACTGAGCGGCTTGGCGAGGCTGAACCTTGCTAGTTGCAATGACtttcccctggaacagtcccAGGATGAAACCCTCAAACATGCGTTTGAACAGGTCCGGACTATTGATGGACAGGTCCTCCATCCTGACCGTGCGCTCtcctatccgtattttgccattattAAAGACCGGTTGTATCGCGTGACCCACGACACGCAAACAAAGGAGGATACAACCCAATTGTTAGTACCTCGGAGCCGTCGGGAAATGCTATTCCAGACGGCACATTGCAATCCTATGGCAGGGCATTTGGGAATGACAGCGACACTAAATCGCCTAATGACCCGGtttttttggccgggcattcacgagaacgtGCGCAGATGGTGCGCGTCTTGTCGTGAATGTcagttggtaaacccaccggccaccccaaaagcgccATTGCGCCCTCTTCCTctagtgcaggtccccttcgaacgaattggcatggacctcatcgggccattagagcgatcggcacgcGGACATCGTTTTGCGCTAGTCATAGTCGATTACGCAACCCGATATCCTGAGGCAGTGGCGCTCCGCAACATCTCGGCAAAGAGTGTGGCGGACGCCCTGTTTCGTTTAATCTCCCGCGTGGGAATCCCAAAAGAGATTCTCACGGACCAAGGCACCGCGTTTATGTCACGCACGTTACGCGAATTGTACGAATTATTGGGCAATAAAGCGGTACGtaccagcgtctatcacccacaaacggacggACTGGTCGAACGCTTTAACCGCACTTTGAAAACGATGATTCGTAAATTCGTACAAGAGGACGCGAAAAATTGGGACAGATGGCTGGAACCCCTCTTATTCGCTGTGCGCGAGGTCccccaagcctccacggggttttcccccttcgagcttctttacGGACGCCAACCCCGGGGGGTTTTGGACGTCCtgaaagaaacttgggaggacggacgTTCGGAGAGTAAAAACAAAATTCAATATGTCTTGGACCTGAGAGCAAAACTCCATACACATCTATGGAGAATTTGCTGCAGGCCCAAGGCAGACAGAGCCAGtcgtataacaggggaactaggcTACgagaatttgcaccgggagataaagtgctcgTTTTACTACCCACCTCTAGCTCCAAATTATTAGcaaagtggcaaggaccctttgaggtcacacagCGGATAGGGGATCTCAATTATGAAGTAGTACGAACGGATCGGGGCAACACGCGCCAAAtttaccacctcaacctcctcaAAAAATGGAGGGTGGAGGCGTCAGTGCTGTTAGCGACGGCAGTGAGCGGAGAGGAGGATCTCGGGCCAGAAGCGTTTGTCAAAGAGAaatccctcgccctggccccAGGGGGGGATCACCTCTcgccctcgcagctcactgacATCGGGGTGGTTGCAGTCCAAATTTGCCGACGTGTTTTCGCCTCTGCCGGGTCGTACTAATTTGATTCAGCACCATAttgagaccgagccgggcgtggtggTTCGAAGCCGGCCATATAGATtacctgaacacaaaaaaaaggtagTTCAGGCGGAATTAGAAGCTATGCTAGGGATGGGAGTAATCGAGGAGTCCCACAGTgattgggcgagcccgatagttttggtgcctaaaacggacggctcagtgCGCTTTTGTGTGGACTATCGCAGGGTGAACGCAGTGTCAAAGTTTGATGCTTATCCAATGCCACGgattgacgagttgcttgatcggttAGGCACGGCTCATTTTTATTCGACACtggacttaacaaagggatattggcagatccccttatctcccatgtccaaagaaaaaacagccttCACCACGCCGTTTGGATTGCACCAATTTGTGACGCTTCCGTTCGGTTTGTTCGGGGCACCGGCTACGTTTCAGCGCCTCACGGATCGGGTGCTAagaccccatgctgcatatgccgcggCCTATCTGGATGATATTATCATCTATAGTGGAgactggcagcggcatatggAGCATGTGAGGGCCGTACTTGGGGCGCTGAGACGGGCGGGGCTAACGGCCAATCCGAAGAAGTGCGCAGTTGGGCGGGTGgaggtaaggtatctgggcttccacttgggtcacgggcaggtgcgtccccaaattgacaagACGGCAGCGATTGCAGCCTGCCCCaggcccaagaccaaaaaggaggtgaggcagttcctggggctggcgggatattacagGAGGTTTATCCCTGactattcggacctcaccagcccgctgactgacctcactaaaaagggggtaccagatacggtccagtggacggagcagtgcCAACAGGCTTTCACCCGGGTTAaggctgccctgtgtggcggaccgctcctgcactctcctaacttttctctccccttttttttgcagactgacgcgtcggacagggggctgggcgcagtcctgtcccaggaggtggagggggtggaccggccggtgctgtacattagtcgaaagctctcaaagagagagactaagtacagcaccatagaaaaggagtgtttggccatcaggtgggcggtTCTCACCCTTCGCTATTACCTCCTggggcgggagttcaccctctgctcGGACCATGCGCCcctccagtggctccaccgcatgaaggataccaacgcgcgaaTCACTCGTTGGTATCTGGCTCTGCAGCCGTTTAAGTTCAAGGTTATTCACAGGCCGGGGGCGCAGATGGctgtggccgacttcctctccaggaatggggggggggggagctgcaggccggatggctccccggcctgagtcgggcggtgggggtatgtggcggcggaggcgtggttcagcgaggtctgcgacgggagagagagtgaggagacgagcggtggtaagtggctcaagtgagaaacaagtaacacctgcttctcgttgcagtgattggcgtggggaatcGGCATTTAAGCCGCCCGCGAACCGGCAGAGACCGAGAGAGCTGAGGGCTCGTGGGCGGAAGCAGCAGACGTGCGGGAGAGACCGTAACCCAGATTAGTGTTCAGTGAACGTGATTGATGCGCATGTGGCgcgagttttgttttctttttgaactaATAAATATTCCCACGAGCCTCAGAACGCCGACTCCGTCCTCCTTCCTTCTCAGCTGATCCTGAGCTTAATATTTCTACAAACCTTTAAAATCCGAATTAAACCCAAAGGCATCTAGAGTCTTCCATAAATAATCATGCTCTACTCGATCAAATGCCTTTTCTTGATCAATGGAAATCAAGCCAAAGTCAACACCACAAATCTTTGAAAAATCCATCAAGTCtcagattaaaaaaatgttatcaaATATAGATCTTCCAGGCACACAATAGGACTGGTCGGGACTAATTATGTCATCTAAAACTTTCCCTAATCTAATCGCCAATACTTTAGACAAAATTTTGTAGTCAGAGCACAGTAAGGACACTGGTCTCCAATTTTTAATATCACTCAAATCTCCTTTCTTTGGGAGGAGTATAAGAACTGCTCTCCGACTACTAAGTGGTAAAAAAACCACTGACTAAACTTTCACTAAGAACTGCAAGCAAGTCTTCTCCTATAATGCCCCAGTATGCTTTATAGAATTCAAAAGGAATCCCATCTATCCCTGG
Coding sequences within it:
- the LOC113093359 gene encoding uncharacterized protein LOC113093359, translating into MEKKVFRYQKLMRPRSEHCCVPLCVVSARYNSTVSFHSFPVEEDLRKKWLVQIRRDDFQVNKNTKVCSVHFRSDDFMEGARLKRLKKGVFPTLFEWNHYQEQPPRLSVWERRERPLTPDPDSDAEQEDMDFDVESTGHDYCSVPEAAAVDMVLHENEELKREIEDVRKQLEQTKMMHRFGLSRFAGSDEDIRFYTRFATYNHLMAFWELIEPATHRMIRVTNSKVFKEPGNTRALPAIDEFFLFLMHLALGLKQKDLGHRFQVHQTTVSRIITTWANFLYFVLGSVCIWMPKEKVRAHLPEEFHQFRDTQVILDCTEIRCHTPSSLLLQSEVFSNYKSHCTFKALVGMAPHGAITFVSALYAGSISDRELFKQSGIINLLTPDMAIMVDKGFLIDSLVPCKIHRPVFLTNGKQMSADEVTHTQSVARLRVHVERLIRRVKEHKLFDTIIPLSISGSINQLFTVACLLVNYQCGPLVKAWSH
- the LOC113093355 gene encoding uncharacterized protein LOC113093355, yielding MQTPPGTSGSPFAEIITSLAGLHQEHHQALLDLRADHDRRFQAMMQAQQEDRELFRSLLDREVRTRPASPSAGPAAHMPLTKMAPTDDPEAFLDLFERTAEACGWPSDSWPVRLIPLLSGEAQKAAQQLPVPNLLVYADLKRAILQRVGLSPEQHRQRFRSLDLAEAGRPFVLAQQLRDSCRKWLLAGGSDAESIINTVVLEQFVSRLPKKTAQWVQSHRPASLDLAIQLAEDQLAACSGVGEPFPAISLSLSSPTSLSSPTPKSVPSPRTRVGGPPRAAPRWRTGTELAAGSRGPARGAGPARWEGGEEAPVTSPRQSPEPLPATRAAGRPGPACWRCGDPGHFVDRCPVMEVGTLVRIPDDPQAAPDQAGLYQIP